The following are encoded together in the Vibrio splendidus genome:
- a CDS encoding FimV/HubP family polar landmark protein gives MFQFFKPWLMPFAFIIATQISVVRADSIRVVGPNGQIQSAPTFSEPLQRAQLNSAEPSRFYGPTRGSETLWSIASRLRPDNSVSVQQTLLAIYRLNPQAFENQNIHSLLPASNLRVPSLEQARASSTQQAINIMNSHLAKLDVPATKPTASKPKVAQAPSRPDVAPKNAQSKAKVSEPKVVDKSIIGNQEIVSNKPLTGAKEMNHLEKQLELSETELLSLEEKNHQLRLMLSNVQLEVDELKTELSDEDRIRSEVEKLLDEERRKNAEIEKMAPSAMDELLSNGWLVAALAIIPGLLLGLIIVMLIGRRSKNEEQQQNTQEQPIQPEPSSVAPITLGDEMDDLNELSLDDDLFGTEDDANKLFDDQALAEEDDVFAGLDESDLDFNLDGEDDDPFASIGENGDLDTNFDDLDLDSSNGISVNGEEKALGLEEMERALDKSAESALDTDEVDFDLSDDNAMSADDIEALLSKESETEDLGSNELDQSLLDDLFSLDDEDDDSFDIDALISEEQSDSTSSADTSITDDFDIDALISEQQSDATPSDISNDDFDIDALISEQLTTQSAAPSVEDDIDDIFAQVAAQNEQANDPFNLDSDDEIATNLNNGLASDDDIENILSQFDKPIVDEETQDSVDLLDEQLEGDDVDLSNSTELLDEMLGDESDDEPESEPLGFDALSELEELSGLSTDDELNIAEDSTETLDELIGDSDDDFELDAESTDLLDDFLDSELSDDALSADQADSPKSESLDPFDDLLTSGIEDELESEEQTFDKELDAAFGSDKASDDLIKDSDVEHTQLTSEPSEAEPEQITDISETPQQPELVGDASLESELIQDGADVKPENDEAFNRDDFIDDLFGVAPATDALLDDALETTDEALIDELMTSDDSDSLQATEETAEASIESALEPEQTPLSDSHELSPEEAVSSVKDDELDIDSLLSENSDFDKPVFEEPTKEDTEQQASDSEEADVQDQREDIAASTEGQASPSSLNDISEDDEETVEDWLAEAIDDVESPANIDSDFDFEPKIQGSDELENIVESLPEPEPEPEPEPEPVRAAHMPEIIPNEFGVPEDSDWLIGDDTAKEDALAEADAEADVEVIPEPVAPTVDSQLDAEPQVESAPQVDATERAEVPGQDSEEEFSFDDFELPEFNEEDALVEADAEADVEVIPDPVTPAVEPQLDAEPQAETAPKIEATEQAEVLGQEGEDEFSFDDFELPEFNEEDALAEADAEADVEVIPEPVTPAVEPQLDAEPQAETAPKIEAPEQAEVLGQEGEDEFSFDDFELPEFGEEDALAEVVSEPDEAQLEQDLAPEADKFEFDDLDLPEYDEESAKADSVLDDIEQSSAEPVAEEEGVEFDELDLPEYGEDEAISDAFAEKPTPLTSFSPQGEEQDALHDLFSNPQSFSHADDFSDTEGFSDEAGFSDAEEPELAAFAQPDDSPSSSSGLNSTPLESNLAPTAVQDEPLEGFDDFDETALAELLSEDVQDSVDNMFEKPLDATSIDSAGLDIDAMLEVGGEDWKGFNLAPEQQSSMHNGVPDDQQEIWASAEKQAEPKIKEENWGQQDNLTESGNSRDKQYMTIDELMAQVEQEGEEAINPDDEELKLDVGLNEFPDVIGDIGNYDVDNNAEAAGKLDLAKIYIEMSDSQGAIKLLEEAIVDGSDDIRREAKNLIDTLNGR, from the coding sequence ATGTTTCAATTTTTCAAGCCGTGGTTAATGCCTTTTGCCTTTATCATTGCGACTCAGATTTCCGTTGTTCGTGCAGATTCCATTCGAGTTGTAGGGCCTAATGGCCAGATACAATCAGCGCCTACGTTTTCAGAACCTCTTCAAAGAGCGCAATTGAATAGCGCTGAGCCTTCACGTTTCTATGGTCCAACCCGTGGCTCAGAAACGCTATGGTCTATTGCTTCAAGGTTACGCCCTGATAACTCCGTTTCAGTCCAACAAACATTGTTGGCGATTTATCGCTTAAACCCACAAGCGTTTGAAAATCAGAATATCCATAGCCTGCTGCCTGCCAGTAATTTACGTGTGCCTTCTTTAGAGCAAGCACGTGCAAGTTCGACGCAGCAAGCTATCAACATCATGAACTCGCACCTTGCTAAGCTTGATGTTCCTGCGACAAAGCCTACCGCTTCAAAACCTAAAGTAGCGCAAGCGCCAAGTCGACCAGATGTCGCGCCTAAAAATGCACAATCCAAAGCCAAGGTTAGCGAACCTAAAGTTGTCGATAAATCGATAATTGGTAATCAAGAGATAGTGAGTAACAAGCCGCTAACCGGTGCCAAGGAAATGAACCACCTTGAGAAGCAGTTAGAGCTTTCAGAAACTGAGTTACTGTCACTTGAAGAAAAAAACCATCAACTTCGTTTGATGCTGTCGAATGTTCAATTGGAAGTAGATGAGCTAAAAACAGAGCTCAGTGATGAAGACCGCATTCGTAGCGAAGTGGAAAAGCTGCTTGATGAAGAGCGTAGAAAGAACGCCGAAATTGAAAAAATGGCACCAAGTGCCATGGATGAACTGTTATCTAATGGTTGGTTAGTTGCGGCTCTTGCGATTATTCCGGGTCTTCTACTTGGCTTGATCATCGTGATGCTGATAGGCCGTCGTTCTAAAAATGAAGAACAACAGCAAAACACTCAAGAACAACCGATTCAGCCTGAACCAAGCAGCGTCGCGCCTATTACACTGGGCGATGAGATGGACGACCTTAACGAGCTGTCTTTAGACGATGACTTGTTTGGCACTGAAGATGACGCCAATAAGTTGTTTGACGACCAAGCTCTTGCTGAAGAAGACGATGTATTTGCAGGATTGGATGAATCTGATCTCGATTTCAATCTCGACGGTGAAGATGATGACCCATTTGCGAGCATTGGCGAAAATGGTGATTTAGACACTAACTTTGATGATCTGGACTTGGACAGCAGCAACGGCATCAGTGTTAATGGTGAAGAGAAAGCGCTTGGTCTTGAAGAGATGGAGCGCGCGCTCGATAAAAGCGCAGAAAGCGCACTTGATACAGATGAAGTCGATTTTGATCTCTCAGATGATAACGCAATGTCTGCTGATGACATTGAAGCACTGCTATCTAAAGAATCCGAGACTGAAGATTTAGGCTCTAACGAATTAGACCAGTCACTATTAGATGACCTGTTTTCTCTTGATGACGAAGATGATGATAGCTTCGACATCGATGCTTTGATTTCGGAAGAGCAAAGTGATTCTACTTCTAGTGCCGACACATCAATAACCGATGACTTTGATATCGATGCGCTTATCTCAGAACAACAAAGCGATGCTACGCCTTCGGACATAAGCAATGACGACTTTGATATTGATGCTCTGATCTCTGAACAACTGACCACTCAATCTGCAGCTCCTAGTGTAGAGGATGATATTGATGACATCTTTGCTCAGGTTGCCGCTCAGAACGAGCAAGCGAATGATCCTTTCAACCTCGATAGCGACGATGAAATAGCGACGAACCTAAACAATGGTTTGGCGTCTGATGATGATATCGAAAACATCCTGTCTCAGTTTGATAAGCCAATCGTTGATGAAGAGACTCAAGACAGCGTTGATCTACTTGATGAGCAGTTGGAAGGGGATGACGTTGACCTAAGCAACTCGACCGAACTCCTTGATGAAATGCTGGGCGATGAATCGGATGATGAGCCTGAAAGTGAGCCTTTAGGTTTTGATGCCTTATCCGAACTTGAAGAGCTTTCTGGTTTATCGACTGATGATGAGCTAAACATTGCAGAAGACAGCACGGAAACTCTGGATGAATTAATCGGAGATTCTGATGATGATTTCGAACTCGATGCAGAGAGCACCGACTTACTTGATGATTTCCTTGATAGTGAACTATCGGATGATGCGCTTTCAGCGGACCAAGCCGATTCACCAAAATCTGAATCTTTAGACCCGTTTGATGATTTACTGACAAGTGGTATTGAAGACGAGCTTGAATCAGAAGAGCAGACGTTTGATAAAGAGCTAGATGCTGCCTTTGGTTCTGATAAAGCCAGCGACGACCTTATCAAGGATTCAGATGTTGAACATACTCAATTAACGTCAGAGCCTTCTGAAGCCGAGCCTGAGCAAATAACGGACATTAGTGAAACACCACAACAACCTGAACTTGTTGGTGATGCTTCATTAGAATCAGAACTGATTCAAGACGGTGCTGATGTTAAGCCAGAAAATGATGAAGCCTTTAATCGTGATGACTTTATCGATGACTTGTTTGGTGTAGCGCCTGCAACGGATGCGTTGCTTGATGACGCACTAGAAACAACAGATGAAGCATTGATTGATGAGTTGATGACTTCTGATGACAGCGATTCGTTGCAAGCTACTGAAGAGACAGCTGAAGCATCAATCGAAAGTGCTTTGGAACCAGAACAAACGCCTCTTTCTGATAGTCATGAATTATCACCAGAAGAAGCGGTGTCGTCTGTTAAAGATGATGAACTGGATATTGACTCGTTGCTCTCTGAGAATTCTGACTTTGACAAACCAGTTTTTGAAGAGCCGACTAAAGAAGACACTGAGCAACAAGCATCAGATTCGGAAGAAGCCGACGTACAAGATCAGCGTGAAGACATCGCTGCGAGTACTGAAGGTCAAGCTTCGCCGTCGTCTTTAAATGATATCTCTGAAGACGATGAAGAAACGGTAGAAGATTGGTTAGCCGAAGCCATTGATGATGTTGAATCTCCTGCGAATATAGACTCTGATTTTGACTTTGAACCGAAAATTCAAGGTAGCGATGAACTTGAAAATATCGTTGAATCCTTGCCAGAGCCAGAGCCAGAGCCAGAGCCAGAGCCAGAGCCAGTCCGTGCTGCACATATGCCAGAAATCATTCCAAATGAGTTCGGTGTACCAGAAGACAGTGATTGGCTGATTGGAGACGATACAGCTAAAGAAGATGCGTTGGCGGAAGCGGACGCTGAAGCTGATGTTGAAGTAATACCAGAACCAGTTGCTCCTACTGTTGATTCTCAACTAGACGCTGAGCCTCAAGTAGAATCGGCACCGCAAGTTGACGCTACGGAACGAGCTGAAGTTCCAGGACAAGACAGCGAAGAAGAGTTCTCGTTTGATGACTTCGAACTTCCTGAGTTTAATGAAGAAGACGCGTTGGTAGAAGCCGATGCTGAAGCTGATGTTGAAGTAATACCAGACCCTGTTACTCCTGCTGTTGAACCTCAACTAGACGCTGAACCTCAAGCAGAAACGGCACCGAAAATTGAAGCTACGGAACAAGCTGAAGTTCTAGGACAAGAAGGCGAAGACGAGTTCTCGTTTGATGACTTCGAACTTCCTGAGTTTAATGAAGAAGACGCATTGGCAGAAGCCGATGCTGAAGCTGATGTTGAAGTAATACCAGAACCAGTTACTCCTGCTGTTGAACCTCAACTAGACGCTGAACCTCAAGCAGAAACGGCACCGAAAATTGAAGCTCCGGAACAAGCTGAGGTTCTAGGACAAGAAGGCGAAGACGAGTTCTCGTTTGATGACTTCGAACTGCCAGAGTTTGGTGAAGAAGACGCATTAGCGGAAGTCGTTAGTGAGCCTGATGAAGCTCAGTTAGAGCAAGATCTCGCTCCTGAGGCAGACAAGTTTGAGTTCGATGATCTTGACCTTCCTGAATATGACGAAGAAAGCGCAAAAGCAGACTCTGTTTTAGATGATATTGAGCAAAGCAGCGCAGAGCCAGTAGCGGAAGAAGAAGGCGTCGAGTTCGATGAGCTTGATTTGCCTGAATACGGTGAAGACGAAGCCATCTCAGATGCGTTTGCAGAGAAGCCGACACCACTGACTTCTTTTAGTCCGCAAGGTGAAGAGCAAGATGCGCTGCATGATTTGTTCTCAAATCCGCAAAGCTTTAGTCACGCTGACGACTTCTCCGATACAGAGGGTTTCTCGGACGAAGCAGGGTTCTCCGATGCAGAAGAACCTGAACTGGCAGCGTTCGCACAACCAGATGATTCACCGAGTTCATCTTCAGGATTAAATTCAACGCCTTTAGAATCAAACTTAGCACCTACAGCGGTTCAAGACGAACCACTAGAAGGCTTTGACGATTTTGATGAAACAGCATTGGCTGAGTTGCTTTCAGAAGATGTACAAGACTCAGTCGACAATATGTTTGAGAAGCCACTAGATGCAACATCGATTGACAGTGCAGGGCTCGATATCGATGCGATGCTTGAAGTTGGCGGTGAAGACTGGAAAGGCTTTAACTTAGCTCCAGAGCAGCAATCAAGCATGCACAATGGTGTTCCTGACGATCAACAAGAGATTTGGGCATCGGCTGAAAAACAAGCTGAACCTAAAATTAAAGAAGAGAATTGGGGTCAACAAGATAATCTAACAGAGTCAGGTAACAGTCGTGATAAGCAATACATGACGATTGACGAACTGATGGCTCAAGTAGAGCAAGAAGGCGAAGAAGCCATTAATCCAGATGATGAAGAGTTGAAGCTGGATGTTGGTCTCAATGAATTCCCTGATGTTATCGGTGATATCGGCAACTATGATGTCGACAACAATGCAGAAGCTGCTGGCAAGCTCGATTTGGCTAAAATCTATATCGAGATGAGTGATTCGCAAGGTGCAATTAAGCTTCTAGAAGAGGCGATAGTTGACGGGAGCGATGATATTCGTCGAGAGGCAAAGAATCTTATCGATACCTTAAACGGTCGATAA
- a CDS encoding aspartate-semialdehyde dehydrogenase, giving the protein MSQEFNIAILGATGAVGETILEVLKERKFPVGEMHLLASERSEGKTSRFNGKTIQVQNVEDFDWSQVHIAFFSAGSELSERWAPIAADEGVVVIDNTSRFRYEYDVPLVVPEVNPEAIAEFRNRNIIANPNCSTIQMVVALKPIHDEVGLERINVSTYQSVSGAGKPGIDELAGQTAKLLNGMPADKSAFSQQIAFNCIPQIDEFTENGYTREEMKMVWETQKIFADSSITVNPTCVRVPVFYGHAESLHVETRAPIGAEQVIQLLENTEGVEVFQALDFPTQVRDAGGKDHVMVGRIRSDISHHSGVNMWVVADNVRKGAATNAVQIAEVLIRDYF; this is encoded by the coding sequence ATGAGCCAAGAATTTAATATTGCTATTTTAGGTGCGACTGGTGCGGTTGGTGAAACCATTCTTGAAGTACTTAAAGAGCGTAAATTCCCTGTCGGTGAAATGCACTTACTAGCAAGTGAACGTAGTGAAGGCAAAACTTCCCGTTTTAACGGCAAAACAATACAAGTACAAAATGTAGAAGACTTCGACTGGTCTCAAGTACATATTGCGTTTTTCTCTGCAGGTAGTGAGCTTTCAGAACGTTGGGCTCCAATCGCCGCTGACGAAGGTGTGGTTGTTATCGATAACACATCACGTTTCCGCTACGAATACGATGTTCCTCTGGTTGTGCCAGAAGTGAACCCTGAAGCGATTGCTGAGTTCCGTAACCGCAACATCATCGCGAACCCTAACTGTTCTACTATTCAGATGGTAGTAGCACTTAAACCAATTCACGATGAAGTGGGTCTTGAGCGTATTAACGTTTCAACTTACCAATCTGTGTCTGGTGCAGGTAAGCCGGGTATCGATGAGCTAGCAGGTCAAACGGCTAAGCTTCTTAACGGCATGCCAGCTGACAAGTCAGCATTCTCGCAGCAGATCGCGTTCAACTGTATTCCTCAAATCGATGAATTTACAGAGAACGGCTACACACGTGAAGAAATGAAGATGGTTTGGGAAACTCAGAAAATCTTTGCTGATTCGTCAATCACGGTGAACCCGACTTGTGTTCGTGTTCCTGTGTTCTACGGTCACGCTGAATCTCTACACGTTGAAACTCGCGCGCCAATCGGTGCAGAGCAAGTTATTCAGCTTCTAGAGAACACGGAAGGTGTTGAAGTATTCCAAGCTCTAGACTTCCCAACTCAGGTTCGTGATGCGGGTGGTAAGGACCACGTAATGGTTGGTCGTATTCGTAGCGACATCAGCCATCACAGCGGCGTGAACATGTGGGTAGTAGCTGATAACGTACGTAAAGGCGCAGCAACGAACGCAGTTCAAATCGCAGAAGTTCTGATTCGCGATTACTTCTAA